A DNA window from Brenneria izadpanahii contains the following coding sequences:
- the livF gene encoding high-affinity branched-chain amino acid ABC transporter ATP-binding protein LivF, which translates to MLSLNQVSAHYGKIQALHQVSLHIEQGEIVTLIGANGAGKTTLLGTLCGDPRATEGTITFDGKDITNWQTAQIMREAIAIVPEGRRVFSRMTVEENLAMGGFFADRRQYQERIARVYDLFPRLYERRAQRAGTMSGGEQQMLAIGRALMSQPRLLLLDEPSLGLAPIIILQIFDTIQQLREEGMTIFLVEQNANQALRLADRGYVLENGHVVLEDSGAALLANEAVRSAYLGG; encoded by the coding sequence ATGCTGTCATTAAATCAGGTCTCCGCCCACTATGGGAAAATCCAGGCGCTGCACCAAGTCAGCCTGCATATCGAGCAGGGCGAGATCGTTACGCTCATCGGCGCCAACGGCGCCGGGAAAACCACGCTGCTGGGTACGCTGTGCGGCGATCCGCGCGCCACTGAAGGCACTATCACCTTCGATGGAAAGGACATTACCAACTGGCAGACCGCGCAGATTATGCGCGAAGCAATCGCCATTGTGCCCGAAGGCCGCCGCGTATTTTCCCGCATGACGGTGGAAGAAAATCTGGCTATGGGCGGATTCTTTGCCGATCGGCGTCAATACCAAGAGCGGATCGCCCGGGTCTACGACCTGTTTCCCCGTTTGTACGAGCGCCGCGCTCAGCGGGCCGGCACCATGTCAGGCGGCGAACAGCAAATGCTGGCCATCGGCCGCGCGCTGATGAGCCAGCCGCGTTTATTGCTGCTGGATGAGCCGTCGCTGGGGCTTGCTCCGATCATCATTCTGCAGATTTTTGATACTATTCAACAACTGCGTGAAGAAGGCATGACCATTTTCCTGGTGGAGCAAAACGCGAATCAGGCATTGCGCTTGGCCGATCGCGGCTATGTGCTTGAAAACGGCCATGTGGTGCTGGAAGACAGCGGCGCCGCATTACTCGCAAATGAAGCAGTACGCTCAGCTTATCTGGGCGGTTAA
- a CDS encoding high-affinity branched-chain amino acid ABC transporter permease LivM: MKKLNLLNACLSALMLLVLAAFIMGMQLGLDGTKLVVRGADQVRWHWIGAGCIVVFFFQLIRPFIQQSMRKFSGPSLVLPSFDGSTPRQKLLAALLIIAAIAWPFLVSRGTVDIATLTLIYVMLGLGLNVVVGLSGLLVLGYGGFYAIGAYTYALLNNYYGLGFWESLPLAGITAALSGFLLGFPVLRLRGDYLAIVTLGFGEIVRILLLNNTEITGGPNGISQIPKPTFFGLEFSRTARDGWDTFHNFFGLKYDPSDRIIFLYLVALLLVVLTLFVINRLLRMPLGRAWEALRDDEIACRSLGLSPTRIKLTAFTISAAFAGFAGTLFAARQGFVSPESFTFAESAFVLAIVVLGGMGSQFAVILAAVLLVVSRELMRDLNEYSMLLLGALMVLMMIWRPQGLLPMKRPQMKLKVSNKEEQA, encoded by the coding sequence ATGAAAAAGCTCAATCTTCTCAATGCGTGTCTTTCCGCATTGATGCTGCTGGTGCTGGCCGCCTTCATCATGGGAATGCAGTTAGGGCTTGACGGCACCAAGCTGGTTGTCCGGGGCGCCGATCAGGTTCGATGGCACTGGATCGGCGCAGGCTGCATCGTGGTTTTCTTTTTCCAGTTAATCCGTCCGTTCATCCAGCAGAGCATGCGGAAGTTTTCCGGCCCGTCGCTGGTGCTGCCGAGCTTTGACGGCAGCACGCCGCGCCAAAAACTGCTGGCGGCATTGTTGATCATCGCCGCCATCGCCTGGCCGTTCCTGGTTTCGCGCGGGACGGTGGATATCGCCACGCTCACGCTGATTTACGTGATGCTGGGCCTGGGATTAAACGTCGTCGTCGGACTTTCCGGCCTGCTGGTGTTGGGCTACGGCGGCTTTTATGCCATCGGCGCTTATACCTATGCCCTGCTGAACAACTATTACGGTCTGGGCTTTTGGGAAAGCCTGCCGCTGGCCGGCATAACCGCCGCCCTGTCCGGTTTCCTGCTCGGCTTCCCGGTATTACGGCTGCGGGGCGATTATCTGGCTATCGTGACCTTGGGATTCGGCGAAATCGTCCGTATTCTGTTGCTGAACAATACCGAGATCACCGGCGGCCCGAACGGCATCAGCCAGATCCCCAAACCTACTTTCTTCGGCCTGGAATTCAGCCGCACCGCGCGTGACGGCTGGGATACATTCCATAACTTCTTCGGCCTGAAGTACGACCCCAGCGACCGTATCATTTTCCTGTATTTGGTGGCGCTGCTGCTGGTGGTATTGACCCTGTTCGTCATCAACCGCCTGCTGCGTATGCCGCTGGGCCGCGCCTGGGAAGCGCTGCGCGACGATGAGATCGCCTGCCGCTCGCTGGGGCTCAGCCCGACGCGCATCAAACTGACGGCGTTTACCATCAGCGCCGCGTTCGCGGGTTTCGCCGGTACGCTGTTTGCCGCCCGTCAGGGATTCGTCAGCCCGGAATCCTTTACCTTCGCCGAGTCGGCATTTGTGCTGGCGATCGTGGTCTTGGGAGGGATGGGCTCGCAGTTTGCGGTGATACTGGCCGCCGTGTTGCTGGTGGTTTCACGCGAACTGATGCGCGATCTGAATGAATACAGCATGTTGCTGCTGGGCGCGCTGATGGTATTGATGATGATTTGGCGCCCGCAAGGTCTGCTGCCGATGAAGCGCCCGCAGATGAAGCTGAAAGTAAGTAATAAGGAAGAGCAGGCATGA
- the livG gene encoding high-affinity branched-chain amino acid ABC transporter ATP-binding protein LivG encodes MSTQPLLSVRGLMMRFGGLLAVNNVELDLNAGEIVSLIGPNGAGKTTVFNCLTGFYRPTGGTIMLRDRHLEGLSGQKIARMGVVRTFQHVRLFREMTVIENLLVAQHQHLKSGIFAGLLKTPGFRRAEADAQDRAAEWLERVGLLELANRQAGNLAYGQQRRLEIARCMVTRPELLMLDEPAAGLNPKETEELNQLIAELRERHQVSVLLIEHDMKLVMGISDRIYVVNQGTPLAHGTPAEIRNNPDVIRAYLGEG; translated from the coding sequence ATGAGTACGCAGCCATTATTATCCGTCAGAGGTCTGATGATGCGTTTCGGCGGTCTGCTGGCGGTCAATAACGTTGAACTGGATTTAAACGCGGGAGAAATTGTTTCGCTGATCGGTCCGAACGGCGCGGGAAAAACCACGGTGTTCAACTGCCTGACCGGTTTTTATCGCCCCACCGGCGGCACCATCATGCTGCGCGACCGGCATCTGGAAGGCTTATCTGGGCAAAAAATCGCGCGTATGGGCGTGGTGCGGACGTTCCAGCACGTACGCCTGTTCCGTGAGATGACCGTGATTGAAAACCTGCTGGTGGCCCAGCATCAGCATCTCAAAAGCGGCATATTCGCCGGATTATTGAAAACGCCGGGATTTCGCCGCGCCGAAGCCGATGCGCAGGATCGCGCCGCGGAGTGGCTGGAGCGCGTCGGCCTGCTTGAATTGGCCAACCGTCAAGCCGGCAACCTGGCTTACGGCCAACAGCGCCGGCTGGAAATCGCCCGCTGTATGGTGACCCGGCCGGAGCTGTTAATGTTGGACGAACCGGCCGCCGGGCTTAACCCAAAAGAAACCGAAGAACTGAATCAACTGATCGCCGAACTGCGCGAGCGTCATCAGGTTTCTGTGCTGTTGATTGAGCATGACATGAAGCTGGTCATGGGAATTTCCGATCGGATCTATGTCGTCAATCAGGGAACGCCGTTGGCCCACGGAACCCCGGCTGAAATTCGTAATAACCCGGATGTCATCCGTGCATATCTGGGTGAAGGATAA
- a CDS encoding methyl-accepting chemotaxis protein codes for MNMLKKMKLGTMLGAGFTLLIVIGFLVALFGRIELVSVGNNLNYLANTRLINLLLMQEIKDNMNIAAQDIRDSSLYSDPRRVEEKIHHIESIMGRNGELLKQLDEAIKLKETRERFENFNAVRVEYRNSIKKAIDLIRAGQQDSARNVILNEAIGAQEKALSAITAMINEHRNDTVSMSQRFMSDANSAGTLMLILTAVSALLGALIAWAITRTVRGQLGGEPAYAVQIARQVAEGKLSMPVDLRRGDSGSLLAAMNGMREHLQGIVQQVRESSESISIGASEIAAGSTDLSQRTEEQAASLQQTAASMEQMSQAIRQNGETVRSAAHLANAASDTAAKGGDAVGNIVQTMQEISGSSRKIGDIISVIDGIAFQTNILALNAAVEAARAGEQGRGFAVVAGEVRSLAQRSASAAKEIKDLIGESVTTVDKGAALVGDAGATINELVRQVRNVASMITEIGVTTEEQEHGISQINDAINQLDQVTQQNAALVEQSASAADSLRDQAAKLVELMSVFSIAQARKTLAAAPAFNKPAQPKLALSSGNDWEQF; via the coding sequence ATGAATATGTTAAAAAAAATGAAACTCGGCACTATGTTGGGCGCCGGTTTTACGCTGTTGATCGTTATCGGCTTTCTTGTCGCGCTGTTTGGCCGTATCGAGCTGGTGTCTGTTGGCAATAACCTTAACTATCTGGCTAATACGCGGCTAATCAATCTGCTGTTGATGCAGGAAATTAAAGATAATATGAATATCGCCGCACAGGATATCCGCGATAGCTCGTTGTACAGCGATCCCCGGCGTGTGGAAGAGAAAATCCATCATATTGAAAGTATTATGGGGCGTAACGGCGAGTTATTAAAACAGCTGGATGAAGCTATAAAGCTGAAAGAAACGCGTGAGCGGTTTGAAAACTTTAATGCGGTGCGCGTTGAATATAGAAATTCCATCAAAAAGGCGATCGACCTTATCCGCGCCGGCCAACAGGATAGCGCCCGCAATGTCATTCTGAACGAAGCGATAGGCGCGCAGGAAAAGGCGCTGTCGGCCATAACGGCCATGATTAATGAACATAGGAACGATACGGTTTCCATGTCTCAGCGTTTCATGTCGGATGCCAATTCCGCCGGCACTCTGATGCTAATTCTCACCGCCGTCAGCGCCTTGCTGGGGGCGCTGATCGCCTGGGCGATCACCCGTACGGTGAGGGGGCAGTTGGGCGGCGAGCCGGCCTATGCGGTACAAATCGCCCGGCAGGTGGCGGAGGGCAAGCTATCCATGCCGGTCGATCTGCGTCGTGGCGATAGCGGCAGTCTGCTGGCCGCCATGAACGGGATGCGCGAACACCTGCAGGGCATTGTGCAGCAGGTGCGCGAGAGCAGCGAATCCATCTCCATCGGCGCCAGTGAAATCGCCGCGGGCAGTACGGATCTCAGCCAGCGGACCGAAGAACAAGCCGCCAGCCTGCAACAAACGGCGGCCTCAATGGAGCAAATGAGTCAGGCCATCCGCCAAAATGGCGAAACAGTCCGCTCTGCCGCTCATTTGGCGAATGCCGCCAGCGATACCGCGGCTAAAGGCGGCGACGCGGTTGGCAACATCGTGCAGACCATGCAGGAAATCAGCGGCAGCTCGCGGAAAATCGGCGATATTATCAGCGTGATTGACGGTATCGCCTTTCAAACCAACATATTGGCTCTGAACGCGGCGGTCGAAGCCGCCCGCGCCGGAGAGCAGGGGCGGGGCTTTGCGGTGGTGGCGGGAGAAGTTCGCTCTCTGGCTCAGCGTTCCGCCTCCGCCGCTAAAGAAATCAAAGATCTGATTGGCGAAAGCGTCACCACCGTGGATAAAGGCGCGGCGTTGGTCGGCGATGCGGGCGCCACCATCAATGAATTGGTAAGACAGGTGCGCAACGTCGCCTCGATGATCACCGAGATTGGCGTCACGACCGAAGAGCAGGAGCATGGCATCAGCCAGATTAACGATGCCATCAACCAACTGGATCAGGTGACCCAGCAGAATGCCGCGCTGGTGGAGCAATCCGCCAGCGCCGCCGATAGCCTGCGCGATCAGGCCGCCAAGCTGGTGGAACTGATGAGCGTATTCAGTATTGCTCAGGCGCGTAAAACGCTGGCCGCGGCGCCGGCATTCAACAAGCCCGCCCAGCCCAAACTTGCGCTCTCATCCGGCAACGACTGGGAGCAGTTTTAA
- a CDS encoding branched-chain amino acid ABC transporter substrate-binding protein, with amino-acid sequence MKFSKGKTLLMGCMAIALTQAAHAADIKVAVVGAMSGPVAQYGDMEFIGARQAIADINAKGGIDGNKLVGVEYDDACDPKQAVAVANKVINDGIRYVIGHLCSSSTQPASDIYEEEGVIMITPAATNADLTTRGYNMVLRTTGLDSDQGPTAAKYIVDTVKPQRIAVIHDKQQYGEGLARAVQDNLKKTGANVVLFEGVTAGDKDFSTLVARLKKENVDFVYFGGYYPEMGQILRQARQAGLNAKFMGPEGVGNSSLSNIAGEASEGMLVTLPKRYDQVPANQPIVDALKAKKLDPTGPFVWTTYAALQSLTTAMQRSGSMEPEDLASDLKAKAVDTVMGPLSWDAKGDLKGFEFGVFEWHADGTSSAVK; translated from the coding sequence ATGAAATTTAGTAAAGGTAAAACATTGCTGATGGGATGTATGGCAATCGCATTGACTCAGGCGGCACACGCCGCGGATATCAAAGTAGCGGTTGTCGGCGCAATGTCCGGTCCTGTCGCACAATACGGCGACATGGAATTCATTGGCGCGCGTCAGGCCATTGCCGATATCAACGCCAAAGGCGGTATTGACGGAAATAAACTGGTTGGCGTTGAGTATGACGACGCCTGCGACCCTAAACAGGCCGTCGCCGTCGCCAACAAAGTCATCAATGACGGCATTCGCTATGTGATCGGCCATTTGTGTTCTTCCTCCACGCAGCCCGCATCTGATATTTACGAAGAAGAAGGCGTGATCATGATTACGCCGGCCGCAACCAACGCAGACTTGACTACGCGCGGCTACAACATGGTGCTTCGCACCACCGGTCTTGATTCCGATCAGGGGCCGACCGCCGCAAAATACATTGTCGATACGGTTAAACCTCAGCGTATCGCCGTTATTCATGATAAACAGCAATACGGCGAAGGTTTGGCCCGCGCGGTTCAGGATAACCTGAAAAAAACCGGCGCGAATGTGGTGCTATTCGAAGGCGTGACCGCGGGCGATAAAGACTTCTCTACGCTGGTTGCGCGCTTGAAGAAAGAAAACGTGGACTTCGTATACTTTGGCGGATATTACCCGGAAATGGGGCAAATTCTGCGTCAGGCCCGTCAGGCCGGTCTGAACGCCAAATTTATGGGGCCGGAAGGCGTGGGTAACTCATCGCTATCCAACATCGCGGGCGAAGCGTCTGAAGGGATGCTGGTCACGCTGCCCAAACGTTACGATCAGGTGCCGGCGAACCAGCCTATCGTTGATGCGCTGAAAGCGAAAAAACTGGACCCGACAGGCCCGTTCGTCTGGACCACCTACGCCGCATTACAGTCTCTGACCACGGCGATGCAGCGTAGCGGCAGCATGGAGCCGGAAGATCTGGCGAGCGATCTGAAAGCCAAAGCCGTCGATACCGTTATGGGGCCATTGAGCTGGGATGCAAAAGGCGACCTGAAAGGGTTTGAGTTTGGTGTGTTTGAGTGGCATGCAGACGGTACTTCCAGCGCAGTGAAGTGA
- a CDS encoding PLP-dependent aminotransferase family protein has translation MATENLLAQRIAPLKSSAIRELLKHSKMDNIISLAGGIPSDKLFDFEGLNQAIQLAVTEQPQNAFQYGLTEGSPVLRERIADLCAIRGVKTRAEDIVVTAGSQQALDLIMRAMIDPGDIIVVERPTYLAALQTLALAQAQVMSVSSDENGMVIDDLEALLQKQRIKGVYIVPNFGNPSGVTLSYERRNQLIKLAERYGFVILEDDPYGELRFTEERSPTLFQLAQEELGNNQHVLYTSTFSKILSPGLRLGWAIMPDWLLHKVAIIKQAADLHASSLSQSIVEYYLSLGRLEDQIKKIRSAYKEKSELLSSLIGKELGDVMTFNQPKGGMFLWAKFRQPFNTTEWLKQTLNQGVVFVPGEFFFPDEPDYSTLRFSYVTATEEQMHEAVARLRRAL, from the coding sequence ATGGCAACCGAAAATTTATTGGCGCAGCGTATCGCGCCATTGAAAAGCTCCGCTATTCGTGAACTGCTTAAGCACAGCAAGATGGATAATATTATCTCGCTGGCCGGGGGCATACCGTCGGATAAATTGTTTGATTTTGAAGGTTTGAATCAGGCAATTCAGTTAGCGGTTACCGAACAACCGCAAAACGCTTTTCAATATGGATTAACCGAAGGCAGCCCGGTGCTGCGTGAGCGCATCGCCGACCTATGCGCCATCCGCGGCGTGAAAACGCGGGCCGAAGACATTGTGGTAACCGCGGGTTCACAGCAGGCGCTGGACTTAATAATGCGCGCGATGATTGATCCAGGCGATATCATCGTTGTTGAACGCCCCACCTACCTTGCCGCATTACAGACGCTAGCACTGGCGCAGGCTCAGGTAATGTCCGTCTCGTCGGACGAAAACGGCATGGTGATCGACGATCTGGAAGCCTTGTTGCAAAAACAGCGTATCAAAGGCGTCTATATCGTGCCGAACTTCGGTAATCCCAGCGGCGTAACCCTGAGTTATGAACGGCGCAACCAATTGATTAAGCTGGCGGAACGTTACGGTTTCGTCATCCTTGAGGACGATCCGTACGGCGAATTGCGCTTTACCGAAGAACGTAGCCCGACGCTGTTTCAACTGGCGCAGGAAGAATTGGGCAACAATCAACACGTGCTTTATACCTCCACGTTCTCAAAGATCCTTTCCCCTGGCTTACGTCTTGGTTGGGCCATCATGCCGGACTGGCTGCTGCATAAAGTCGCCATCATTAAACAAGCGGCCGACCTGCATGCCAGTTCGTTATCGCAGAGCATCGTGGAATACTATCTGAGCCTCGGCCGTTTGGAAGACCAAATAAAAAAAATCCGCTCCGCCTACAAGGAAAAAAGCGAGCTGTTGTCGAGTCTGATCGGCAAAGAACTGGGTGATGTGATGACCTTTAACCAGCCCAAAGGCGGTATGTTCCTGTGGGCGAAATTCCGCCAACCGTTTAATACCACCGAATGGCTGAAGCAGACGCTGAACCAGGGCGTGGTGTTTGTGCCGGGCGAGTTCTTTTTCCCTGATGAGCCGGACTATTCGACGCTGCGCTTCTCCTATGTGACCGCAACGGAAGAGCAAATGCATGAAGCCGTGGCTCGGCTGCGCCGCGCGCTGTAA
- a CDS encoding methyl-accepting chemotaxis protein, with translation MNTLKNMKLGTMLGAGFALIILIGCLVSLFGRMQLADLSGNIQLSQVRINNLLLMQEVKDNINTMSRVIRNIALLEDRQEMEGEQKRIVQLQARNSELFTQIRERTISPEARTRTQNLEKLIPSYLETVKKSIDAGMSGNIAQARAMLFGELRDAQNGIFDALDAMIDYQTSLTIETANASQHQATTAGSLMLSIAALAALLGGLVAWGITYRIKKQLGGEPTYAVEIAQQVAQGNLALDVQLRAGDTTSVLAAMAAMRDGLSQTVNQVRESSESIATGAGQIAIGNTDLSQRTEEQASNLQQTAASMEQMNTTIKQNTDTVHMASELANSASATAAKGGDVVNNVVTTMGDISASSRKIGDIIGVIDGIAFQTNILALNAAVEAARAGEQGRGFAVVAGEVRSLAQRSASAAKEIKDLIGESVEKVENGSALVNEAGSTMSEIVEQVRHVAELLSEIGVTTREQAQGISQVNDAVNQLDEVTQQNAALVEESATAADSLSDQAKRLVELMSTFRLSASYVGKIAPQAASRPEKALRLAGETSSGAQNWASF, from the coding sequence ATGAACACTTTAAAAAACATGAAACTGGGGACCATGTTGGGGGCGGGCTTCGCTTTAATCATTCTGATTGGCTGTCTTGTCTCTTTGTTTGGCCGTATGCAACTGGCCGATCTAAGCGGCAATATCCAGTTATCACAGGTACGTATTAATAACCTGCTGTTGATGCAGGAAGTTAAAGACAACATCAATACCATGTCACGCGTGATCAGAAATATTGCCTTGCTGGAAGATCGGCAGGAAATGGAAGGGGAGCAGAAACGCATCGTTCAGTTGCAGGCGCGCAATAGCGAATTGTTCACGCAGATTCGGGAGCGCACGATTTCACCGGAAGCGCGGACGCGGACGCAGAACCTGGAAAAACTTATTCCGTCCTATCTTGAGACGGTGAAGAAATCGATCGATGCGGGGATGTCGGGAAATATTGCGCAGGCGCGCGCCATGCTGTTCGGCGAATTGCGTGATGCGCAAAACGGCATTTTTGATGCTCTGGATGCGATGATCGATTACCAAACCTCGCTGACCATTGAAACCGCCAACGCATCGCAACACCAAGCAACTACGGCAGGTTCATTAATGTTGAGCATTGCGGCATTGGCGGCGCTGTTGGGAGGGCTGGTCGCCTGGGGCATTACCTACCGGATTAAGAAGCAGCTGGGCGGCGAACCGACTTATGCGGTCGAGATTGCGCAACAGGTGGCGCAGGGCAACCTGGCATTGGACGTTCAACTGCGCGCGGGCGATACCACCAGCGTTTTGGCGGCGATGGCGGCCATGCGCGACGGCCTGAGCCAAACGGTCAATCAGGTGCGCGAGAGCAGCGAATCTATCGCTACCGGCGCCGGTCAGATTGCGATAGGCAATACCGACTTGAGCCAGCGGACGGAAGAGCAGGCGTCCAATCTGCAACAGACCGCGGCTTCCATGGAGCAGATGAACACCACCATCAAACAGAATACCGATACCGTTCATATGGCGTCGGAGTTGGCCAATTCCGCCAGCGCGACCGCCGCCAAAGGCGGGGACGTGGTGAACAATGTCGTCACCACGATGGGGGATATTTCCGCCAGCTCGCGCAAGATTGGCGATATCATCGGCGTTATTGACGGCATCGCTTTCCAGACCAACATCCTGGCGCTGAACGCCGCCGTGGAGGCTGCGCGCGCCGGTGAGCAAGGACGGGGATTCGCCGTCGTAGCCGGCGAGGTGCGCTCTCTGGCCCAGCGCTCCGCGTCAGCCGCCAAAGAGATCAAGGATCTGATCGGCGAAAGCGTGGAGAAAGTGGAGAACGGCTCCGCTCTGGTAAACGAAGCGGGAAGCACGATGAGCGAAATAGTGGAACAGGTGCGCCATGTCGCCGAACTGCTTAGCGAAATCGGCGTGACGACCCGCGAGCAGGCTCAAGGGATTTCCCAGGTAAATGATGCCGTTAACCAACTGGATGAAGTGACGCAGCAGAACGCCGCGCTGGTGGAGGAATCCGCCACCGCCGCAGACAGTTTGAGCGATCAGGCCAAACGTCTGGTCGAGCTGATGAGCACCTTCCGCTTAAGCGCTTCCTATGTGGGCAAAATCGCCCCGCAGGCGGCTTCCCGCCCGGAGAAAGCGCTGAGGCTGGCGGGCGAAACGTCGTCCGGCGCGCAGAACTGGGCGTCATTCTAA
- the livH gene encoding high-affinity branched-chain amino acid ABC transporter permease LivH — protein sequence MSEQFLYFLQQMFNGLTLGSTYALIAIGYTMVYGIIGMINFAHGEVYMIGSYVSFIVIAALMMMGIDAGWLLIGVAFIAAVVISSAYGWSIERVAYKPVRTSKRLIALISAIGMSIFLQNYVSLTQGSRDVALPSLVTGQWTLGENNGFAATISTMQLTIWVVTFLTMLALTLFIRYSRMGRACRACAEDLKMASLLGISSDRVISLTFVIGAAMAAVAGVLLGQFYGVINPYIGFMAGMKAFTAAVLGGIGSIPGAMIGGLILGVAEALTSAYLSTEYKDAVSFALLIVVLLVMPTGILGRPEVEKV from the coding sequence ATGTCCGAGCAGTTCCTCTATTTTCTTCAGCAAATGTTCAACGGCCTGACGTTGGGCAGCACTTATGCGCTGATCGCCATTGGCTACACCATGGTTTACGGCATTATCGGCATGATCAACTTTGCTCACGGCGAAGTGTATATGATCGGCAGCTATGTCTCTTTTATCGTGATCGCCGCCCTGATGATGATGGGCATCGATGCGGGATGGTTATTAATCGGCGTCGCCTTTATCGCCGCCGTAGTGATTTCCAGCGCCTACGGCTGGAGCATCGAGCGCGTCGCCTATAAACCGGTGCGCACCTCCAAGCGCCTGATCGCGCTGATTTCCGCCATCGGGATGTCCATTTTTCTGCAAAACTACGTCAGCCTGACGCAAGGCTCGCGCGATGTCGCCCTGCCCAGTCTGGTTACCGGGCAATGGACGCTGGGCGAAAACAACGGATTCGCCGCGACGATCAGCACCATGCAGTTGACCATCTGGGTCGTGACGTTCCTGACCATGCTGGCGCTAACGCTATTTATTCGCTACTCGCGCATGGGCCGCGCCTGCCGCGCCTGTGCAGAAGATTTGAAAATGGCCAGCCTGCTGGGCATCAGCTCTGACCGGGTAATCTCCCTGACGTTTGTGATCGGCGCGGCAATGGCTGCGGTGGCCGGCGTTTTACTGGGGCAGTTCTATGGCGTGATTAATCCCTATATCGGCTTTATGGCCGGGATGAAAGCCTTTACGGCCGCGGTACTTGGCGGCATCGGCAGTATTCCCGGCGCGATGATCGGCGGATTGATTCTCGGCGTGGCCGAAGCGTTGACGTCGGCCTATCTGAGCACCGAGTATAAAGACGCGGTATCCTTCGCGCTGTTGATCGTGGTGTTGTTGGTAATGCCGACCGGCATTCTTGGCCGTCCGGAGGTTGAGAAAGTATGA